In Legionella busanensis, the DNA window AAATTATCAGGAAAAATAGAAATGGAAGTTCAAGATGTCTGTACTACGAATATATAAAAAACAACAAAATTTTGTAATTTTGGATAATACCTGTTTGCAGGATAATTTTCTTTCTTGGGGCGCAAAGGGCCTTCATGCTTATTTGATGTCTATGCCTGACGATTGGCGTATAAAAGTTGCAGATTTGAAAAACAGAGCTACCAATGGGCGAGATACAGTTCGAGGTCTTTTGTTAGAGTTAGACCCGAAAGACTATATTTTTAAATCGACTTGTAGAAAGTGTGACGTCTCAAATCTCTCTACGAGACAATCAATATCAGCGTTACAGAACTTGGATGGTCTCTAATGCAGATAAAGTGAAGTTGAAGTTTCAAGATGCAAGACCGCTCCTTGAACAAGGATTAGTGAAAGTTATTGCAGGAATATTTTAATGAGCACTCAATTTTAAAAAGCCTAGACGGCTCATCAACTTACATTAATTAGTGATTAAATATTAGGCGAAAAATTGCTTAAGGGATTTTTACAACCTTAAAACGGAGAAAAAGCATGAAAATGGGTAAAAAGATAGTCGATTTGCTACAAAAAGGGGGAACAACATTTATCTTTCTGCTGCTTTCAAAAAACGTGTTGGCTAATGATTTATTAGCCAAAGCCTTAGAAGGCGATGTCAAAGATTCGTTAGGCAGTGGGTCGATGTTTTGGAAAGTTTTTATTTTAGTAGACATCATTTTAGCAACGGCAATGGCTGTGAAAAGTAAAAACCCGATGGTCTTTGTGGGTGTAACCGCGGTGGCTTTTATTCCCGCCTTCTTACTCAGAACGTTCGTGTTTTAAGGAGGATTAAATGAGCAGCATGAGTTATCAATTCTTAAATCATATTGATGCGCCCAAAAGGATTTTAACCCTGACGCTAGATGAGCTCATCGTTGCAGGTCTTGGGTTTATGTTGCTCGTTGTTGCTAATCAAAAAGTGCTGGTGTCCTTGTTCGGTCTGGGTTTGTTAAGTGGCTTGCGATATTTGAAGAAAGGTGAGGGGCCAAAAGTATTGCTGGTTCTTGCCTATTGGTATTTGCCAAGTGGGTTAACCCAGTTTTTTCTACCTAATTTACCCTTATCACACCATCGCGTGTATGTCGCTTAAGGAGACTCGCATGGATTTTAAAAGTTACCAAAGTCGCTTAAGTCAATTGTCAGCCCGATTTAATTTGATGGTTGTATTGGTGTTTGGTCTTTTGCTCGCTAACGTGGTGTTGTCTTGCTTCCTTTACGAGGTGTGGTCTCACCACACGATAGAGGTCACGCCTTTTTCAGGTGGTGCGAGTTATTTTA includes these proteins:
- a CDS encoding complement resistance protein TraT, yielding MVSNADKVKLKFQDARPLLEQGLVKVIAGIF
- the traL gene encoding type IV conjugative transfer system protein TraL gives rise to the protein MSSMSYQFLNHIDAPKRILTLTLDELIVAGLGFMLLVVANQKVLVSLFGLGLLSGLRYLKKGEGPKVLLVLAYWYLPSGLTQFFLPNLPLSHHRVYVA